The sequence CGGCGAGCGGCCTGTCCGGGATATTCACATTCAGGATAATCTCCGACGGCATCGGCTTGCGAATCAGCCGCTCAACCTGGCGGCGCGCGATGCGCGCGGCGTCCTCCAGATGGCGCGGTTGCCATGAGCACACCGACACCGCAATCGCCGGAAAGCCGAGAAACCGCCCTTCCATCGCCGCGGCGACGGTGCCGGAATACAACACATCGTCGCCCAGATTCGCCCCGTTGTTGATGCCGGCGACGACCATGTCCGGCTCGCGCGCGCCGAGCAGCCCGGTGACCGCCAGATGGACGCAGTCGGTCGGCGTGCCGTCCACCGCGTAGAGGCGCTCCTCGACGCGGGTCACGCGCAGCGGGCGGTCCAGCGTCAGCGAATTGCTGGCGGCGGAGCGGTCGCGCGTCGGGGCGACCACCGTCACCTCGGCCACCTCGCCCAGGTGCCGCGCCAGGATGCGAATGCCGCGGCTGTCGTAACCATCGTCGTTGCTGATTAAAATGTGCATAATAAACGTTGCCGGAACCGAATGACCATGACCGCAAAAGACAACAACCAGGCGACTTTCAGGGACTTGATGGGCCGTTCCGCCCGGCCCGCCGCCGCGGATGTTCCACGGCGGCGCCCGCGCCGGCCCGTGCCGCGCCCGACGGCAAAGGATTATAGCCGCAACCCGCCCCAATTTCAGATTATCGAGCGCCCGCCCGCGAAATTCTCGCGCGGCGGCGTCAACCGCGCCAGTTTGCGAAAATTCGAGAAAGGCGCGCTGCTGCCGATGGAAAAACTCGACCTGCACGGCTTCGTGCGCGACCAGGCGGTGATTGAACTGGAACACCGCCTGCGGCAATGCGCCGAAAACAATGTGCGCTGCCTGCTGGTGGTCGTCGGCATCGGGCGCTTCTCGAAAGGGCTGCCGGTGCTGAAACCCCACATCCTCTCGTACCTGATGCAGCACAGCGGCGTGCTGGCCTACGCGCCGGCGAAGAACAGCGACGGCGGCGGCGGCGCGGTGTATGTGATGCTGAGAAGATGAACTCGCGCCCGGCCACGCACGACCCCGCCTGCACCGACGATTCCGACCCGCAGTCGCTGCCGTTCAACGCGGCGCTGGACAAGGTGCTGGCGACGGTGCCGGTGATCGCCGAAACGCGGCGCCTGCCGCTGCGCGAGGCGCTCGGGCGCGTGCTGGCGGACGATGTGCGATCGCAAATCAACGTGCCCGGGCACACCAACTCGGCGATGGACGGCTACGCGCTGCGCTCGCAGGATTTGCCGTCCGCCGGCGCCGCCGCATTCGAGGTCGCCGGCAGCGCCTTCGCCGGGCGCCCGTTCGGCGGCACGGTGGGCGCCGGCCAGTGCGTGCGCATCATGACCGGCGGCGTCATGCCCGAAGGCTGCGACACCGTCGTCATACAGGAACACGCCGAGGCCGACGGCGCGCGCGTGCGCATCAACGCCGGGCACCGCGCCGGGCAGAATGTGCGCCGCGCCGGCGAGGACATCACCGCCGGCGCCGTCGCGCTGAAACGCGGGCGGCGGCTGATGGCCGCCGACATCGGCCTGCTGGCGTCGCTCGGCGTCGGCGAGGTCGGGGTCGTGCGCGAACTCAGGGCCTGCATTTTCTCGACCGGCGATGAACTGCGCCCGGTCGGCGCGGCGCTGAAGACCGGCGAACTGTACGACAGCAACCGCTACACGCTGTCGTGCATGCTGGGGCGGCTCGGCGCGCGCGTCAGCGACCTCGGCGTCGTCCGCGACGACCGCGGCGCGCTGCGCGCGGCGTTCGCGCGCGGCGCGCGGAACTGCGACGCCGTCATCACATCGGGCGGCGTCTCGGTCGGCGAGGCCGACTACACAAAGCGGACGCTGGACGAACTCGGCGAGGTCGGTTTCTGGAAAATCGCGGTCAAGCCGGGGCGCCCGTTCGCCTTCGGCAAACTCCGCGGAAAGCTCCGCGATGGCGGCGGCGGCGCCTGTTATTTCGGGCTGCCCGGCAACCCGGTGTCGGTGATGGCCACCTTCTATATGCTGGTGCAGCCGGCGCTGCGAAAAATGGCGGGCGAGACCGACATCGAGCCGCTCAAACTGCGCGCGCGCTGCGTGTCGGCGCTGCGAAAACGCCCCGGCAGGGCCGAGTTTCAGCGCGG comes from Gammaproteobacteria bacterium and encodes:
- the surE gene encoding 5'/3'-nucleotidase SurE, with product MHILISNDDGYDSRGIRILARHLGEVAEVTVVAPTRDRSAASNSLTLDRPLRVTRVEERLYAVDGTPTDCVHLAVTGLLGAREPDMVVAGINNGANLGDDVLYSGTVAAAMEGRFLGFPAIAVSVCSWQPRHLEDAARIARRQVERLIRKPMPSEIILNVNIPDRPLADIRGERATRLGSRHRAEPMVQSADPHGRPVYWVGAAGSEQDAGDGTDFHAIGENFVSITPLQVDLTRHQSLGEISGWLGGE
- a CDS encoding Smr/MutS family protein, which gives rise to MTAKDNNQATFRDLMGRSARPAAADVPRRRPRRPVPRPTAKDYSRNPPQFQIIERPPAKFSRGGVNRASLRKFEKGALLPMEKLDLHGFVRDQAVIELEHRLRQCAENNVRCLLVVVGIGRFSKGLPVLKPHILSYLMQHSGVLAYAPAKNSDGGGGAVYVMLRR
- a CDS encoding molybdopterin molybdotransferase MoeA, with translation MNSRPATHDPACTDDSDPQSLPFNAALDKVLATVPVIAETRRLPLREALGRVLADDVRSQINVPGHTNSAMDGYALRSQDLPSAGAAAFEVAGSAFAGRPFGGTVGAGQCVRIMTGGVMPEGCDTVVIQEHAEADGARVRINAGHRAGQNVRRAGEDITAGAVALKRGRRLMAADIGLLASLGVGEVGVVRELRACIFSTGDELRPVGAALKTGELYDSNRYTLSCMLGRLGARVSDLGVVRDDRGALRAAFARGARNCDAVITSGGVSVGEADYTKRTLDELGEVGFWKIAVKPGRPFAFGKLRGKLRDGGGGACYFGLPGNPVSVMATFYMLVQPALRKMAGETDIEPLKLRARCVSALRKRPGRAEFQRGILTIGGDGAAAVESTGAQGSGILSSMSRANCFIFLPDEAGDIAAGGEVTVLPFPGLV